A single region of the Pontibacter kalidii genome encodes:
- a CDS encoding RNA polymerase sigma factor, with product MEDKTKPDHLEIFTDNALMLKVKAGDLDKLGLLFQRYGKSLYGFYFRMTRNAELSEDLVQDVFERVLKYRHTFRGDGKFTTWLYHLARNVLADHLKKTKRAGISTDIDQKQDKLPDLSVPEEARQKEEHLQLMERALDQLSEEKRELLLLTKLQGLKYKDIATLHNCTETYVKVKVFRAVNDLREVFMKLQAKGINI from the coding sequence ATGGAAGACAAAACCAAACCTGATCATTTGGAAATATTTACTGACAATGCTTTGATGCTCAAGGTAAAAGCCGGTGACCTTGACAAGCTCGGCCTCCTGTTCCAGCGGTACGGTAAAAGCCTGTACGGCTTCTACTTCCGCATGACCCGGAACGCGGAGCTGAGCGAGGACCTGGTGCAGGATGTGTTTGAGCGGGTGCTGAAGTACCGCCACACGTTCCGGGGTGACGGAAAGTTCACCACCTGGCTGTACCACCTGGCCCGCAACGTGCTGGCCGATCACCTGAAGAAGACAAAGCGTGCCGGTATCAGCACAGACATAGACCAGAAACAGGACAAGCTGCCGGACCTGTCGGTGCCGGAGGAGGCAAGGCAGAAAGAGGAGCACCTGCAGTTAATGGAGCGGGCACTGGACCAACTGAGTGAAGAGAAGCGGGAGCTGCTGCTGCTCACCAAGCTACAGGGCCTCAAGTACAAGGACATCGCCACGCTGCACAACTGCACCGAGACGTATGTGAAAGTAAAGGTTTTCCGGGCGGTAAACGACCTGCGGGAGGTCTTTATGAAACTACAAGCGAAGGGTATAAACATATGA
- a CDS encoding HEAT repeat domain-containing protein encodes MRDERQQVLILDYLEGNLDEAQQKEFEALVQTGEIREEELQALQATFTSMSVLPDPQPGAGLQAKFNRMLAAKIEQAELAKPQYTWADLWQSMQTLLSPVRLAYTLVVFAFGFFAAWLAFSPSQQQQPNTDTQMLAMELSQVRQMLFATLIEQPAAVDRLRAVNISSEIVDADEKVIGALFNSLNHDPNVNVRLAAVEALKKHTANPQVREQLILSINKQESPMVQIALADLMQDLQERNAVPQLKQLLQDENTNEQVKDKIKESINVLI; translated from the coding sequence ATGAGAGACGAGAGACAACAGGTGCTGATCCTGGATTACCTGGAAGGAAACCTGGACGAGGCGCAACAAAAGGAGTTCGAGGCGCTGGTGCAGACAGGGGAGATCCGTGAGGAGGAGCTACAGGCGCTGCAGGCTACCTTCACAAGTATGAGCGTGCTGCCAGACCCGCAGCCAGGCGCTGGCCTGCAGGCGAAGTTCAACCGCATGCTGGCCGCCAAAATAGAGCAGGCGGAGCTGGCAAAGCCGCAGTATACCTGGGCCGATTTGTGGCAAAGTATGCAGACCCTTCTGAGCCCTGTGCGGCTGGCTTATACGTTGGTGGTATTCGCCTTTGGCTTCTTTGCCGCCTGGCTGGCTTTCTCGCCAAGCCAGCAACAGCAGCCAAACACAGACACCCAGATGCTGGCCATGGAGCTGAGCCAGGTAAGGCAGATGCTGTTTGCCACGCTGATAGAGCAGCCGGCTGCAGTAGACCGGCTGCGGGCGGTAAACATCTCCAGCGAGATAGTGGATGCCGACGAGAAAGTAATCGGTGCCCTGTTTAACTCCCTCAACCACGACCCGAACGTGAACGTGCGTTTGGCCGCCGTAGAGGCCCTGAAAAAGCACACCGCCAACCCTCAGGTGCGCGAGCAGCTCATCCTGTCGATCAACAAGCAGGAGTCGCCGATGGTGCAGATTGCACTGGCCGACCTGATGCAGGACCTGCAGGAGCGAAACGCGGTGCCGCAGCTCAAGCAGCTGCTGCAGGATGAGAACACCAACGAACAGGTAAAAGATAAAATCAAGGAAAGTATAAACGTCTTAATCTAG
- a CDS encoding DUF4097 family beta strand repeat-containing protein — MKSLIVLLLFLLNGVSLVAQNHTEKIVRELSFARKSAANVLKVENIDGFVHVEPYNGDKVLFEVERIIRPKAANGLEKAKELSVEFEVSGDSIISYLKAPYIQSHRTNAKGNRGINIDRKLEYGFTHNYTIKVPQHTNLSIITINNGDIKIRNISTDYIEASNINGAILLENIAAEVDAKTINGNVVVSYRENPKKQARLETLNGNIELLYQKALSATIDFSSFNGDFYTDLEDLQKLSPKVEKVSSSDGSRTTYKLGQAASFKTGAGAARLELKTFNGKVIVKARG, encoded by the coding sequence ATGAAGTCTTTGATCGTGCTGCTCCTATTCCTGCTAAACGGGGTAAGTTTGGTGGCGCAAAACCACACCGAGAAGATCGTGCGGGAGCTGAGCTTTGCCCGTAAGTCGGCGGCCAATGTGCTGAAGGTGGAGAACATAGACGGCTTCGTGCACGTGGAGCCCTACAACGGCGATAAGGTGCTGTTTGAGGTGGAGCGCATCATCCGGCCCAAAGCCGCAAACGGACTGGAGAAGGCCAAGGAGCTGAGCGTGGAGTTTGAGGTAAGCGGCGACAGCATCATCAGTTACCTGAAGGCGCCCTATATCCAATCCCACCGAACAAACGCAAAAGGCAACCGGGGGATTAACATAGACCGGAAGCTGGAGTACGGCTTTACCCACAACTATACGATCAAGGTACCGCAGCACACGAACCTCTCCATCATCACCATCAACAACGGGGACATCAAGATCCGGAACATCTCCACGGACTACATTGAGGCCTCTAACATTAACGGGGCGATCCTGCTGGAGAACATTGCCGCGGAAGTGGACGCCAAAACCATCAACGGGAATGTGGTGGTGAGTTACCGCGAGAACCCAAAAAAGCAGGCGAGGCTGGAAACGCTGAACGGCAACATTGAGCTGCTGTACCAGAAAGCGCTTTCAGCCACCATCGACTTCAGCTCCTTTAACGGCGACTTCTATACCGACCTGGAGGACCTGCAAAAGCTCTCGCCCAAGGTGGAGAAGGTCAGCAGCTCCGACGGATCAAGGACTACTTATAAACTGGGGCAGGCGGCATCCTTCAAAACAGGTGCGGGCGCAGCCAGGCTGGAGCTGAAAACCTTTAACGGAAAAGTGATCGTGAAGGCGAGAGGCTAA
- a CDS encoding DUF4097 family beta strand repeat-containing protein: MSTYGFAQSSTTEEIVVPLTKPNEAGTLEVGLISGAIRVTGTKAKEVVIKASLGERDARRQGRERASEEVGGLRRIANTSLGITVEEHNNNVEVLSEAMNRIVNLEIQVPQNFNLKLSTVNNGEILVRNVNGNFELDNVNGPITLENVSGNALANTTNGKVKANFLKWDNKSPMAFSTLNGDVDITLPAGSKFTAKLNSDRGEIYTDFDLTKDTKPTQVKSGARTEGGVYRVSTANFVTGKVNGGGAEIMVKSMNGNIFIRKSGK, from the coding sequence ATGAGCACATACGGCTTTGCCCAAAGTAGTACAACCGAAGAAATTGTAGTGCCCCTGACCAAGCCCAACGAAGCCGGCACCCTGGAAGTAGGGCTTATTTCCGGAGCGATCCGGGTTACAGGCACGAAGGCTAAAGAGGTGGTGATCAAAGCCAGCCTGGGGGAAAGAGACGCCAGGCGGCAGGGGCGAGAAAGGGCAAGTGAGGAGGTAGGCGGCCTGCGGAGAATTGCCAACACCAGCCTGGGCATTACGGTGGAAGAGCATAACAACAACGTGGAGGTATTATCGGAGGCCATGAACCGCATTGTAAACCTGGAGATACAGGTGCCGCAGAACTTCAACCTGAAACTCTCGACCGTGAACAATGGCGAGATTCTGGTGCGCAACGTGAACGGCAATTTTGAGCTGGACAACGTGAACGGACCGATTACGCTAGAGAACGTATCGGGCAACGCGCTGGCCAACACCACCAATGGCAAAGTAAAGGCTAACTTCCTGAAGTGGGATAACAAGTCGCCCATGGCTTTCTCCACCCTGAACGGCGACGTGGACATTACCCTGCCGGCGGGTTCAAAATTCACTGCTAAGCTGAATTCCGACAGAGGGGAGATATACACGGATTTCGACCTCACGAAAGACACCAAGCCGACACAGGTAAAATCCGGCGCCAGAACAGAGGGAGGCGTATACCGGGTGAGCACGGCAAACTTCGTGACGGGAAAAGTAAACGGCGGAGGTGCCGAGATCATGGTGAAAAGTATGAACGGCAACATCTTCATCAGGAAAAGCGGCAAATAG
- a CDS encoding DUF1543 domain-containing protein — protein sequence MQTPKLFMLMLGCRPAGRNTEQHDMFFSVAETVKDLVPEIKAFWPEAKGKIHIDAWREVTQVNGYCINVVPKEQATEATDKLFFLNLGGYKPGEFDEFHYKMLAVAGDTAGAVQQAKQTAFYKHTGFQGATSHIDDKYGVDVDEFFEVQDILPEAVKQKYSLLVTKTNNAAEDELHLGYFQLHKL from the coding sequence ATGCAAACACCTAAACTTTTTATGCTGATGCTGGGCTGCAGGCCCGCCGGCAGAAACACCGAGCAGCACGACATGTTCTTCAGTGTGGCCGAAACGGTAAAAGACCTGGTGCCTGAGATCAAGGCTTTCTGGCCCGAGGCGAAAGGCAAGATTCACATAGACGCTTGGCGCGAGGTGACGCAGGTAAATGGCTATTGTATAAACGTGGTGCCGAAGGAGCAGGCGACCGAAGCCACAGACAAGCTTTTCTTCCTGAACCTGGGCGGGTACAAGCCGGGCGAGTTTGATGAGTTCCACTACAAGATGCTGGCTGTGGCCGGGGATACCGCCGGTGCCGTGCAACAGGCCAAGCAAACCGCCTTTTACAAGCACACCGGTTTTCAAGGAGCCACCTCGCACATCGACGATAAGTATGGCGTGGATGTGGATGAGTTTTTTGAAGTGCAGGATATTCTGCCGGAGGCCGTGAAGCAAAAGTATAGCCTGCTGGTCACCAAAACCAACAACGCGGCAGAAGACGAGCTGCACCTGGGGTACTTCCAGCTGCACAAGTTGTAA